The sequence TACTATTCGCAGCACTCATGGTCTTTATTTGCAACTCGCAAGTGTGCACTCAACACAAAGTTGATAACAACAGCTGGGGTACTGACATTTCTGATTTCCTCAACCATTCATGAACATTCCCCTAAATGAGGGAAAGAATTTGCAGCTGTAACTTTCAAGATTGCTGCTGGGATACCAAATTACACTACTGAGTGTACCAAAATCTCTAGTTAAGTCAAATCAACTTTTTGTTCTTAGTCCTCCACATATTGCCGACTTGAGTAATCAAAATCttaataatatttatttatttgcaaccATTGAATCTAAGACCCAAAATGCCGTTGACTGTAGAGACGGCAATGGTGGGACAGCCGGCGGCTGATCACCGTCACTGGGCATATGACTAATTGTTTTCAAAATGCAGTAGTCCACAACAGTTGTTTCCATCTTTTTCATGATGCCAACGTACAGAAAGACTACCCAGAAGAAACAACTAAATTGCACGAGTGACTTTCAGGTGGCTGACAGGACATTGTTGCAGCAAAAACAGCTGTTGCCACTTGCCCGTCCAGAAAAGATAGAATGATGGTAATTGAACCAGAAATGTAAGTGGTGGTAATCTCTATTAAGACACCAGTCTTTCGGGTACATTTCTTTCATACTTAGGTCATGTTGGTTATGATGCGTTAACTACCTCAGTACTGACTAAGAATTCTAACATAAATTAGATTAGACTGAGTTAATGAGATCAAAAAACTTAGGTGAAATATACCAACTAAAGTGTAAACTACATAATGAATGCATCGTCTTGAACAAAAAGCAGCCCTTGGGTCTTATTCATGTCTGCCAACTGGGAAGTGTAAACAAGGTGTAATTTTAGGAAAAGCTTAACTTCTGCAAACTGACATAAAAAACTTTTTCCTGCTCAAGCCTGCAACTTGAAACTAAGCTCCTTCAATTTTCAACACAAACTATTGGATATAGGCGAATAGTTCAAGAAATGTAGCGCTAAAAACTTTCACGAGAAGAGTAATAAAAAAAACAGCTACTGTATAATGTAATTGATATGTTGAAGTTTATATAAGAGATGCCCATTTCCTGCAACGATCAGATACGTACAATTCTTGTTCTCTTTCAGTCACTAACTTCAACTACAAACTCTCGAATTAGTTACTGGTATGTAAAAAAGAATGATCACAGAAACATTCTTCGTGGGTTAGCAATCAAGGAGATTCTTGAAGCAGTAAGTaccaactagaaaccaagtcataagaagaaaagaaaaggcaGACCACGCAAAAACAAAAGGCCATCCTGCCATTGAAATTCCCAAGCAGAAAACCACGAAGAAAGGGAGGAATGACCTGACAATTCCCATGATGTTAACCCATTGCCCTTTTAACAGCACCAGAATTGCGACATTGACCATGTTCCAGCCCAAGTCTCCACCATAGCTGAGACGGTTCAAACAGTTGGCAACATATGAGTGGCAGTTGCATGTGAAGAGATTATATGATTTGTGCTCGAAGTGACTCATGCACGAACGTAATGCATCATCCCATGTTATGGCTGTTCCATTCTCTGAATGTTTATACCCATGCTTGCATGTGTGGCCCGACAAGTTTGGCGGAAAGCAACACTGtttgttacaaattcatgaaGACTATTAATCAAATGACCTCATTCGTAGTTTATATCAAAATGTCAAATCGTTCATATTTCGCTTTCTAATGGACCTGGTAAAACAAAGAAttctaacaaaaaataaaataatcacaaAGCTTACAAAAGCAAAAAAACAAAACTCTTTTATCAGAAGTGACGTCTTTTAACATTGAAATTTTGGAAGCCAAGAAGACAGGGTCTAGAAAAACTCATTCCCAAAACAAACTACAACATGATACAGAAAAGACTCATGTATGTTGTTTCTCATGCTTATAGCGCAGTAGATTTCGTTGACGAAATCAATTCAGATCAAGGTGACAAAGAAATACTGCATATAAGTTTGAAAGATGGCCTTTGGATATATAATTCACAAGAAAGCATACCTGTTTTCTGTC comes from Papaver somniferum cultivar HN1 chromosome 7, ASM357369v1, whole genome shotgun sequence and encodes:
- the LOC113295263 gene encoding protein REVERSION-TO-ETHYLENE SENSITIVITY1-like, which produces MFPGRFSLTDHKVVEDTSSEESIFHDLWPLDEVDPTKAKFPCCLVWTPLPVVSWLAPFIGHVGICREDGTVYDFAGSNFVNVDEFAYGCVARYVKLDRKQCCFPPNLSGHTCKHGYKHSENGTAITWDDALRSCMSHFEHKSYNLFTCNCHSYVANCLNRLSYGGDLGWNMVNVAILVLLKGQWVNIMGIVRSFLPFFVVFCLGISMAGWPFVFAWSAFSFLLMTWFLVGTYCFKNLLDC